DNA from Lagenorhynchus albirostris chromosome 3, mLagAlb1.1, whole genome shotgun sequence:
aaaaaatgaagtgtagGAGGTTAATCATCTATAATAATTAGAACAAACAAAAGGTAAGTTGATTTACTACATTTCTCATGTTCGACAGAATGAGTATATTTAAATCACAactgaatgtttatttttattttacaacctGATCAGACATCTAAAAGATTTATGATTTGTGTGACTACTAATAACTAGGTAGGGAAGGGGAAGTTAAAACTACAACTACTTAAATAAATCTTCACACATGAAACTACTATAAACATCTTTTCACAACAAATCATATCTTTATCATTGAAGTTACACACTTAAGTACCTAAGCATGGAGAGAAGAACagggaataaatatttttaaaatgtacttcacagtttaaaattaaacacatttatCTGGAGTTcagtttctcatttttcaaaaaaagaagatattttacTAGGTGATCTTTAAAGCTACTATGATACTTTAACGCCAGTTGTAAAGTGAACAAATTCTATGATTTAATTCAGACAAACCTCTTTGAAGATAATCCCCTTAAGGATATACTTTACTTACATTCTTCCTACACCTTCATACATGTTAGTCTCATCTACCAAAGTCATAATCTCTGTATCTGTAAGATGTGCATGCTTTTTCGTTCTGTTTAGCTGTTCAATCTGTATGTCTGCAAGCTTCACCTTCTGTTGAGTGTCAATCACTTTGGCTTGAAGCTCTGTGAAGGCCTAAAAAATAAGTCCATGATTTAGTAGGTGCAACATTTTACAGGAAACATTTAAGTCaaatctaaatatattaaaataaagccTGCTAACCAGAAACAAAGCTGTGAAATTtaccacagcaaacatcaataaaaatcaatataattgtAAACAATCAAGCCACTATGCTAAATACATTTGACTCTTGAACAATTCGGTgattaggggcactgaccctccgtgcagttgaaaatccaagtataaTTTATAGGTGGCAGTTCCTATACAGCAGTTCCTCTGTATCCTTGGTTCTACCgagtggattcaaccaactacacATCGTGTAGTACtctagtattttctatttttaaaaatctgcatacaACTGGATCCCCGCAGTTCAAaccagtgttgttcaagggtcaactgtactgaaTTTACTCAGTCCTCAGAAGATGCAACCTATTTGAAGCAGAACAAGGGTAAATAATAACCATATCAAGTAGCAAGTATCTGAGGAGTAACAAAAGCACTAAATGCAAGTCACAGGATGAAACCCAGAGATCCAAAACAAGAAACATAAATGTAACAACTCACTACATCTGTATTACACAACTAGGTGTAAAGTACTTTCCCACATTTGTTTGAAATATTAACATGTGAATATTAATATGAGAATACTGACAGATATAATAAAGGTCTCATTTACTCTTTTCAATAATCCTGAGTTAGGGATGGCAGTTTCACCACCACAGTTTACAAATTAACTAAATGTTTTAAAGAGATATAAATGACTTGCACAGGGCTGAACAACTACTAAGTGGAAAAGCAAGTACTTAAATCCATTTCTTCTGACCTCCAGTTCAGGAATCTTTCTATTCTACTATCTACAGTAATATtcagaaaatgaatattttaagagaaaaacaagaatttCAAAACATTGTTAGAAGAATTGCATCATGATCTTCATACGCACATACCAAGCCAAATTTGACACTTGAGTACCCTTACTCAAAGATAAACGTTTCTTGGATACTCATGAAGTGCCTAGAATGACTTTCACATGCTCTCAAATTTATGCCTTAATAATAACATTTGCGGCTGCAATACACAGCAAAAGCTActacttaatttttattctcaCTTTGTTCTCGCCGACTAGTAAGGTTTCAAAAGATTCATTTCGGGGGGAGAGGAAGTGCCTAAAGTTTCCTACTAGTCTCCACCTGCCGCGCCCCCACCCCTCggcccccgccaaaaaaaaaaaccttataaaGATATTAGAAGACCtttaaacatgtttctttttcaattaatttcATTGGTTGTCAAAACTACCCAATTTAAGTCTGTAATCATTTTCTTAGTTTGCATTCACTGTCCACAGGTTTCCTAGCAACAAATTCAAATAATACTGAGCGGTAAGTCCATTCACAGCTGTACTCTATTGTTAGCTCTTTCACTAAACCCTAACTTAAATTTGaacttttaacagaaaaaaaaggtgAACTTTTATAACACTTTAAGACACAGTTTGCTAAGGAAGCTGGCATATTGTTAATGCTAAGATATTACAGCACTAGAGACCACATAAGGACTAAAGGTACAAGTTTCAAACAAGaagcaagacacacacacataaatcctCAGAGCAATAATACGCAGCTTCATTTATTAGGTGGAAAAGCTATTTCAGCTGTCCTATTTCTTATGCAGAGGTTGACCAGGAGACAGCCTTAAGTAAAATTTGCTCTTCTAACGAACCAAAACTAATGGTCAAAAGGTGGGAAGTAAGGCAGAGAATACTGGATTCTAGTCCCAACCTTGGTCTGAGTCTTTTCTGAAACTGTTTCCTTTTCTAGAAAAGTATAGGTTTAAAGTAGGTAAAGTCTAGGAATCCCGACAACTCTTTAAGCTGCGAAAACGTTCCTGAGTAACAACACATTTATAGGCAATTGtttgaaaagagaaaaccaaTTCCTTCTGATACCGATTTTATCTGgaaaactttgtttcttttttgacaaGTCTTTAAATAAaaacgggggcgggggggggagctAAGACCAAAGCCCTAAGATGAACACTGCTATGAGAATACCTAACTGAACTGTATGTAGCGACCTTACAAGGTATGGGATTGAAGATGTGGCCTAAAAACACAGGTTGGACTTGGATTTTTTCAAAGCAAATTAGAATGCAGAATTAGATGCCTCAGCTCGGGCAGCCGTCTCAAAGGGCTCCAGCTGGAAACGCTCACTTCAGGCGTCACTATGGAACTGAAAACTCCAAGCTCAACGAAAGGTCTCTGGAACTCGGAACTAGGGAACAGAAGAGCTATCGGCCCGTCAAACTTAACCAGGCCCAGCGCAACCGGCTCTTACCCAGCAAAGAGCAGCTCGCCCCCCACTCCAGCCTAAAGAGAGCCTGTCCCGCCTTAGGACTCCGGGAAACCATTCCCCATTTCCCTGGAGCCTTCCGCAGAACTCGAGTCTCACTCGATATTCTTGTCCACAGTCCCCTTAGCTTCCAAAGAAAAAGTCTCTGCCTGCTCAAGACCCTCTTTTACCTTCTTCAACTCCAAATCCACGGGGGCCGCCATCTTGCTTCACTCCTGCGCCTGCGCAGTGGGAGAAGGCCGGAAAGAGGATGGGGGAAGGGCGCTCCTTGACGGTTTGATTTCCCCCCTCCCTTCTGCGCCTGCGCATGAGTCTGGCTCCTCGGTTTTCCAACATTCTCCAGCGCTGGCAACCCCCGAAATATCCAGGATTCCGATTCAGAGTACATCTTCCCCACGTGACCTATAGGCCTGCcctgtttctccacattcttccaAACACAGCACAACGCGCAGATTTCGTGTATGGTTTTAAGCATTTTGACAAATAGCTTAATTTGTGCTGCTAAATTGAGATGTATGTAGATTAGGCCAAAACCTCTTAAGTCATTCATGCCTTCGGCGAGTCCCTGTGCTGTCAGGCATGAGAGAATTGGCATGAGAGAGTCAGCCTGAGAGAATCAGCCTGAGCTTCAGGCATGGCAGTGTGGAGAAGACCAGAAGCCTTAGTTGAAGTGTTCTCCCAAAGAACTTATTTCTACTGAACGCTCCTGGAAGACCTTCTAGACATAGTGGTTCTCACGAGAGGCCACattagtttgtttaaaaaaaaaaaaaaaaaaaacagattctcTGATCCTCATCCCAAACTTAATTACTTAGAATTTTTGCTATGGGGCCCAGAAATTTGCACTTTTGCAAACTCCCCTTATGACCTGGTGCAAGTGGTCTGCaaaccacattttgagaatctGCTATAAAGTACCTGGCATTTGAACCAAAAGAGTAACTAGTAATTGGACTTCTGGACATGAAAGAAATATATGTCTTACCTACTCTAAAAATCTGTGGGGGAGAAGAAAGGGCAGGGAATTTGGAACTAGACAGATCTGTATTCAAGGTTTGGTCTACCTTGAGCCTAGGTATGTCTGGTTCCATATACTAGTTGTATAGCAATAGAGTTTGTCTCCTCATTTAATATGAGAATAACCCTAACAGGGTTATTCTGAGGAATAAATAAGATCAGGATGAAAAGCTCCGAGCATAACACAATGCACACAGTAGGTACACGATAAATAGTTGTAGTTAAGTTCATGTAGTTACCATTGTTGTGTTTGTCTTTCAAACGGGCCACATCctcctttatgtatttttttattttttacatcacaTCACACAGACCATAAATAATCTCTCCTCAGACTCTCAAGACTACATCTATTCCTTTTTCAAGGCTCTTTCTAtcttaaacaaattttttttcgtATTAGACTTActagcaatccaagtgtccatcagtgaatgaatgtataaacaaaatgtggtatataccaggggtccccagcccccgaGCCGAGGTCCAATgcctctccccatcactcacatgactgcctgaaccatccccccaccccaccccacctagtccatggaaaaattgtcttccatgaaaccggtccctggtgccaaaaatgttggggaccactggtatatacataaaatggaatagcattcagcctttaaaaggaatgaaattctaatTCTACTTAGAATTCtaatgctacaacacagatgaaccttgaggacagtacgctaagtgaaataaaccagtcacaaaaaagacaaaatactgtatgatactatTTATATGAGggacttagagtagtcaaaatcataaagacagaaagtagaatggtgttgccaggggccagggggaAGGGACAGTAAGGGGAATTCttgtttaataggtatagagtttcagttttacaagatgaaaagagctctGGAGATGGAAAGTGGTGAGGGTAACACAGCATTATGAATgtttttaataccactgaactgtacacttaaaaatgattacaaTAGTAGAtgttatattatgtatattttaccacattaagaaaatgaaaaaatgtatttattcttctttcaaatctacatgttcttttctttttcataatgatATGCAGTGATATGTTCTTGCCTAAGTGAAAATAATTAGAACATAAtgaacataattatttttaagtttctttacaaTGTTTTATCACCTGAAGTTTTTTGGGTGTGAATTCTTCCACTGGGGGCGTCTGCTAGTCTTTCTTATGAGACTTGATTTTCTCATTTGACTCTTAAGTTTTTGATTAAGTTCCTATCTTCAGTGTCTAGCATGTCCTGGACGATGGAAACATCTCacattcacttcttttttttctttttttttggctgcgccgcgcaccttgtgggattttagttccctgaccggggattgaacccgggccctcagcagtgaaagcgccaagttctaaccactggaccaccagggaattcttcCACATTCACTTCTACCAGAGCCCTGTGAGAGACATGAGTTCCAGACCAATTTTTAGGGTGATTCTTGACACCACATGAGTGAAGCAAATTTAGCGAAAAATAAACTTTGCCCTGAGCATAAAGTTGGCAGAATGTGTTATACATTTATAGACTGGCAGCCACTgtaatatgtttccttttttttttaatatttatttatttatttatttggttgtgccgggtcctAGTcatggcaggcaggctccttagttgcggcacgtgggctccttagttgcggcatgcatgtggaatctagttccctggccaggtatcaaaccagggccccctgcattgagagcacggagtcttaaccactgtgccaccagggaagtccctgtaatatgtttctatttgtcctttttatttgggccttcaaaataaatatttcctttctctctccagaGCTTCTAAAATGGCAGGAAAAGACTGTCTATGAAAGCCCTAAAGAGTCTGCAGTCCTTGGACACTTGCCTGGAGAATAACCGCTCTGTGCTtgcttctattatttttatttaaaaagaaaaaaaaaacaagaacagactTCACACTGAAAGCTTCACTACTACAGGGATATACTCCTTCTGAGGTTCAAACAGTCCACAGTGGTGGAATTTAAAAGGTGATCCTCTATTACCCTTCGGCTCTGCTAATCCATGCACAATAcacttacttattcattcaacaaatgtttattgaacatctgttAGGCACTAATCTAGGGCCTTGGGATATAACAATTAACAAGAGACAAATTCCCTGACCTCATGGAGCACACATTCCAGTGGGgaaagacaaacaataaacatgcagggacttccctggtggtccagtggctaagactctgctttcccaatacagggggcccaggttcgatccctgctcagggaactagatcccacatgccacaattaaagaCAAAGATCCCTcacgcggcaacaaagatcccgcgtgctacaactaagacccagcgcagccaaataaataaataaatattttttaaaaaaaagatcgtATGTTCCAATAGCTAGAATaaacaaatctattttttaaaaacatgcaaacaAATAACTTCATATATTAATAAgtattattaagaagaaaatagcAATGTGGTTAGAGACTGACTGGGTGGAGGCCCCTTAGGTGTGGGAAGCTCTCTGGAAGGCCATAACATTTGAGATGAGACCTGAAAAATAAGAATTAGACAGCTATGCAAAGAGctggggaaagagcattccagacagaaggaacagcaagagcAAAGGGTTTAGGATGGGAGCAGGCTTGGCATATTTGAAGAACAAAAGGAAGACATCAGTGTGGCTGGATGGGGAGAATGGTAGAAAACcattggtattcttttttttttttttttttggctgcgttgagtcttcgttgctgcacgcaggctttctctagttgtgtcgagtgggggctactcttcattgcagtgcgtgagcttctcattacagtggcttctcttgttgcggagcacgggctctaggcacacgggcttcagtagttgtggctcatgggctcagtagttgtggctcacaggctctagagcgcaggctcagtagtcgtggcacatgggcttacttgctccgcggcatgtgggatcttcccggaccagggcttgaacccgggtcctctgcataggcaggcagattcttaaccactgtgccatcagggaagtcccagaatgttATTCTGAGTGTGATTGGAAGCCATTGAATAATTTCAAGCAGGGGATTGATATGATCTGAAGAGATTGATATGATTCTATTTTAAGGAGACCATTGTGGGTTCTAGGTGGAAAATAGATTGGAAGGAGCAAGTGTTGAAGcaaagagaccagttaggagactacTCCAGTAGTACGTGAGACAGATGCCGATGGTCTGGGTGAGGATGATGACGATGGAGGTAAACAGAAGTAGTTGGATTCAGGTAGAGGTTACTGAACTCAATGAAGGAATGGATTGGGGGTAGGGGGTTGGCCATGAAATAAAGAGAGGAATCAAAGATGatttgtagggacttccctggttgtccagtgggtaaggctcagtgcccccaatgcagggagcctggattcgatccctggtcagggaactggatcccacgtgcatgccacaactaaagatcctgtgtgccgcaactaagacccagcacagcttaaataaataaataaataaattttttttaaaagatgatttgtAATCTCCAAATaagtatgctgagtgaaagaaaccagacgaGAAAGAGtaacatgctgtatgattccatgtcTAAAGTTCTAGAGTATGCAAATAAATCTAAAGTGACAGAAAGAAGATCAGTTGTTGCCAGGTAGATTGGGGGTGGTGGAAACTAAGGAGGAGGCAGAAAGAAGGGGTTACAAAGGAGCATTAGATAACTTTTGTGGTGATggatatatttattatcttaattaTTAAGATGGTTTCCTAGGTGGGAATTTATCAAAGTGTACACTTAAATATATTCAGTTTATCATatgcaattatacctcaataaagttgttttagaaggaaagaaaagactcCTAGGTTTTTGACCTGAGCAAACTTGTTGAGTGATATGTCTTTTACTGAGAAGAGAAAGTTAGTTCTTATGATATAGCCTACATGCAGTCTCAAAGCCACTCTCCAGGAATAATAAGAATAATCTTTCCTCCTGTGAATAGACTATATTTGTTAGAGTATAGGTTCAGCTGCTGTAACAGAGTTCCAAAATAGCAGTGGCTGGAACAAGATAGAAGCTCATTTGTCTCCGTTACAATCATCCAGACAAAAGCAACACAGGGTAAGTATGTGAGTTCTACAATGCCAGAGTTCCCAGGCTCCATCTATCTTATCCATGTGATCCAAGATGACTCATCACCACCATATCCATAGCTTAGCTagaaggagggggaaaaggaCAGGGGAGACTCACTCTGTCCCTTTAAAGGCATATCCCAGAAGTTGTAAATGTGGCTCTGTTTGCATCATATTGGCCCAGAGAGAATCACGTGGCCATTCCTGGTGacaagaaaaactgagaaatgtAGTTATTATTGTGGGCAACTATGTGACTAGCTAAACACCAGGAATTATATTAttatgaaagggaaataaaagagagataCTGGGGAAAAATTAGCAGTTTCTGACATGGGAGCTTTTCAGCTTACAAAGCCATTTCTCATTAATCAAGTTATTTGATCTTAACAATTTTCTATGATGGATACTCTGAAGGGTTCATTCCATTTGAGAGAAAGTttagcagagtggttaagagtATAGACTTTGGAATCTGACCACCTAGTTTCAAATCCTGTTTCTACTGTTTACTTGCTGTGAGATCcaaggaaaattatttaacctctcaggGCTTCTGtctcttcaactgtaaaatagagataataacagTACCCATCTCATAGGTTGttatcaggattaaatgagataatgcatgcaaaGTTCCTGATATACAGTTATACCTAATCTACATTAACTATTATTTGGTGTCAGGTATTGCAAACATACAGATAAATAAAAGAGCATTTCACAGTACAGTGGGGGTCACAGAAAAACAGAGAGTTATAAAAGAATATGCAAATTCTTCTGTAGAGGAAGTAACCCCAGGAGTTGGAAGAACACAGAGGAGGGGTTCCTAACCCAGGAGTCTTGTAGGAAAAATGAGAGTTTGtggcaaagaaaagagaaacaatattCCTAGAAGAGACTAATACACCAAGGCAAGAGCCTagtgtctttggagaaatacaaaTTGTTTGGTATGCCTGAAGCACAGAAGCATGTCAACCActgagagaaagggacagagagatgAGGGCCAACGGTGGAGGGCCTCCCAAGTCAAGCTCATTGAATGCAATGCAATGGTCATTGAATACAATGCAATGGTCATTAAATACAATGGAGTGCTGTAAGCAAGGGAGTGACTGGTCACATTTACACTCCAGAAAATTATGGTGGCGTGAGAAGGTGAGAAACCAGATCAGAACTAGAGCAGCCTTCCAGACAGCAAGGGGCCAAAACTAAGGCAGTGGAAGAGAGGAGAGCCCCAGCGTTCATCTGCTTTTCGAAATTCCTTTCCTGTCTTTAGCAAGTTCTCTCTTAACTTTGCCTTACCTCAGCTGCTTTTGCATCACTTAATTTACTACAGAAATATCCTCTTTGATAACATTTCTATATACAGGTGATCAACCATCATGGTTTGTCCAAGACTATACCAGTTTTTGCATTGAAAGCCCTGTGATctgggaaacccctcagtcctggGCAGGCCAGGACAGCTGGTCAACCAACCTATAGAGCTTTACGGAGAGGCAGTGtaatggttaaaagaaaaattctggacCCAGATTGCCTGGATTCACATCCCAGCCCGATCATGTATCAGGTAcaggaccttgagcaagttactttacctctctgtagTTCAATTTCCCCACATGAAAAATGGGGATGCTGCAATGTAGTAACTACCTCACAgagtcattgtgaggattaaatgggtgaATATATAGAggtggccctctgtatccatggatgCAAAATTCAATGTAAGGGCTGACTGTAAGGAACTTGAAAATCCTGAGATTTTGATATCTGCAGGAGCGGAGGAACCAATCCCTGGTGGACACTAAGGGATAACTATACTGAGTATTTACAATTTAGATTGGCACCTGGAACATTGTATTTTTCATGACTATTTTGAAATTGTAGCTGTAATAACCTTACTGccctctggtttatttcacttccGTCCCACACATTCCCTTGCTCTGTCATTCTTTCTTGGATGTCTCCAGATCCTTCACTTGAAGCTCTCAGTCACCTCACCCAAAGATGGTGAGAAAAAGTAGTTCTGAGACTCGGATCTGTGGGTAGCCTCTGAGAGCATTAAATTGaattaaagagaatttaaggTTTTTAAGACTCTCTCCCAAGTGGGCTACTTCCTGATATCCTCAGGAAGGGGGAATTTGCATCCGTTTCCTTTGACAATGAATTATGCACAATGGTCTGCCTAGTAgtagggtgggatggggtggggcatTTGTACGGCTTATATGGTTCTGTGAGGGCTTTAGAGACAGGGATAGGGAGTGATCCTTCCCAGTGACACATTTGCCAAGAAACTGAAGTAGCTCTTCTAGCTGGCTAAGTTAGGTTTGGGGCTGGGACATTCCTAGGCGGGAAAGGGAAGCCTTAGCTGTGCTTACCAAACAAAATAGTCACTGTAAACTACAAGGAGAGGAAGTGAGTTGTCCTAAGCGGGAACTGTCAGCGGCTTTTCCCAGGCACCTTGCCACATTTGATTCAATCTGTTTATGAAAAGTCCAAAGAAAATGAGTATTTTCAATCAATCTGATGATTTAAGCTTGCCTAAGAGATGAAGCTGGGTAAGAGAGCAAAACAAAGACTGAGATAGTTATCCCATTGGTCACCagagaaagtgagggggtggggcCTGCCAGAGGTGAGAGTCAAGGATAGGAGACTCAAGAATCGGGAAGCAATAAGGTCAGGGAAATCAAAAGCCTAGTGGAGAATCCATGTCTCTATCGCCGCAGCTCACCCCAAATGGAAAAAGTTCATTGTCCTTTAAAACAGGAAGAAGAATACAATGGGGTTGGGTTGAGATCTGGACAAAACTCCACATGAAGTTTTTAAATAGGCACCAAA
Protein-coding regions in this window:
- the PFDN1 gene encoding prefoldin subunit 1, with protein sequence MAAPVDLELKKAFTELQAKVIDTQQKVKLADIQIEQLNRTKKHAHLTDTEIMTLVDETNMYEGVGRMFILQSKEAIHNQLLEKQKIAEEKIKELEQKKSYLERSVKEAEDNIREMLMARRAQ